A genomic window from Sulfurospirillum diekertiae includes:
- a CDS encoding EAL domain-containing protein: protein MIDALTKVSSHSAFEEKLLTCKSPKLFLVDIKQFKNINLAFGDEGGNFVLCAFSLTLQSFAKEHEMELFRIQDDKFILLLDTPFELSKMECITLSLRDTIQRLSYAYQNQNIDLEVHMGISFDHYEPLEKARKALLVAKAENQPFVTYSEFANMLMNENEEAIESMIKGAIESGQIVLHFQAIVDQNEQPSYYEALLRLAYHQTVQSPKLFLKIAKERNLYDALFKSIANKVAQLCDQTHLRLALNLSSEDIVNPEYLSFLKTCFSGKNSVLEIQYDQKTSLDVLKNAIRELKEVGLSIALDNVDNEELISTFETGMIDVVKVYGELIRNLSLDASAQFTCKTMVACCKSKNIQIVATQLNAKAVLEAARELDFDLFQGYIFEQPHTLT, encoded by the coding sequence ATGATTGATGCCCTCACCAAAGTCTCTTCCCATAGCGCCTTTGAAGAAAAATTGCTTACATGTAAAAGCCCCAAACTTTTTTTGGTCGATATTAAGCAGTTTAAAAATATCAATCTTGCCTTTGGCGACGAAGGTGGAAATTTTGTCTTGTGTGCCTTTTCTTTAACACTCCAAAGCTTTGCAAAAGAACATGAAATGGAGCTTTTTCGTATTCAAGATGATAAGTTTATACTGCTACTAGATACGCCCTTTGAACTCTCAAAAATGGAGTGCATTACGCTATCTCTTCGAGATACAATACAACGCCTAAGCTATGCTTACCAAAATCAAAATATTGATCTTGAGGTACATATGGGAATTAGTTTTGACCACTATGAGCCTTTGGAAAAAGCACGCAAAGCGCTTCTGGTTGCGAAGGCTGAAAATCAACCGTTTGTGACCTATTCTGAATTTGCCAATATGCTTATGAATGAAAACGAAGAAGCAATCGAATCCATGATAAAAGGTGCGATTGAGAGTGGACAAATAGTTCTTCATTTTCAAGCCATCGTTGATCAAAATGAGCAACCCTCTTATTATGAAGCGCTTCTTCGCCTAGCCTATCATCAAACTGTACAATCGCCAAAACTCTTTTTAAAAATTGCGAAAGAGCGCAACCTCTATGATGCTCTCTTTAAAAGCATTGCCAACAAAGTAGCACAGCTTTGCGATCAAACGCATTTGCGTCTTGCCCTAAACCTTTCTTCTGAAGACATTGTAAATCCTGAATATTTGAGCTTCTTAAAAACATGTTTTTCAGGTAAAAATAGTGTCTTAGAAATTCAATACGATCAAAAAACCTCTCTTGATGTTTTAAAAAATGCGATACGTGAACTCAAAGAGGTGGGGTTAAGCATTGCTTTGGACAATGTGGATAACGAAGAACTCATTAGTACATTTGAAACGGGAATGATTGATGTCGTCAAGGTATATGGAGAACTTATCCGAAATCTCTCGCTTGATGCTTCTGCTCAGTTTACATGTAAAACGATGGTCGCATGCTGTAAAAGCAAAAACATCCAAATTGTCGCGACGCAGCTTAACGCTAAAGCCGTTTTAGAGGCTGCTCGAGAGCTTGATTTTGACCTCTTTCAAGGGTATATCTTCGAGCAACCTCACACACTAACGTAA
- a CDS encoding nitrous oxide reductase accessory protein NosL, with product MQKSIWALFFAVIIALGLHAEEFNKMAIGEPELLQKGDEKAYCPVCGMSLKMFYKTSHSVILKDGTAKQYCSMRCLAADWKSIEPQVKQIVVTDVKSEKLIDVKSAFYVVGSKVPGTMSMVSKLAFAHEADAKAFATENGGEVMNFDAAFAKAKASLNDDVDEFVKKKQKGAYPMGEKIYNAKCQKDQIHLHDFNTIAELKVGLKKTQLCGAVNEQELQAVSLYLWEVVRLEAHDHTTTIHVEKDEKCPVCGMFAYKYPKWAARMNYVENGKQISHAFDGVKDMLKFYKDPAKWGNYTKHKDAELKILVSDYYTGEAMDGQKAFYVVGSDVMGPMGKEFIPFKTFKSAQTFMKDHKGLQVIEFAKIDDALIDAQEK from the coding sequence ATGCAAAAGAGCATATGGGCACTGTTTTTCGCAGTCATTATAGCATTGGGATTGCATGCAGAAGAGTTCAACAAGATGGCAATAGGTGAGCCTGAGTTATTACAAAAAGGGGATGAAAAAGCGTATTGTCCCGTTTGTGGCATGAGCTTGAAAATGTTCTACAAAACATCCCATAGCGTTATCTTAAAAGATGGTACGGCAAAACAATACTGTTCCATGCGCTGTTTAGCTGCAGATTGGAAGTCCATTGAGCCTCAAGTCAAGCAAATTGTTGTTACCGATGTCAAAAGTGAAAAGCTGATCGATGTCAAAAGTGCTTTTTATGTTGTAGGCTCCAAAGTTCCTGGAACAATGAGTATGGTCAGTAAGCTTGCTTTTGCCCATGAGGCCGATGCAAAGGCATTTGCAACTGAAAATGGTGGCGAAGTGATGAATTTTGATGCGGCGTTTGCCAAAGCAAAAGCTTCTTTAAACGATGATGTGGACGAATTTGTTAAGAAAAAGCAAAAAGGTGCATATCCAATGGGTGAGAAGATTTACAATGCAAAATGCCAAAAAGATCAAATCCATTTGCATGATTTTAATACCATTGCGGAACTCAAAGTTGGCTTGAAAAAAACACAGCTTTGTGGAGCGGTGAATGAACAAGAGTTACAGGCTGTTTCACTGTATTTATGGGAAGTTGTACGCCTTGAAGCGCATGATCATACAACAACCATCCATGTGGAAAAAGATGAAAAATGCCCCGTATGTGGCATGTTTGCTTATAAATACCCTAAATGGGCAGCGCGAATGAATTATGTTGAAAATGGTAAACAAATCAGCCATGCGTTTGATGGCGTAAAAGATATGTTGAAATTCTATAAAGATCCTGCAAAATGGGGAAATTATACGAAACATAAAGATGCTGAGCTTAAGATATTAGTGAGTGATTACTATACGGGGGAAGCCATGGATGGACAGAAAGCATTTTATGTAGTAGGAAGCGATGTTATGGGTCCTATGGGTAAAGAGTTTATTCCTTTTAAAACGTTCAAGAGTGCCCAAACCTTTATGAAAGACCATAAAGGTTTACAAGTCATCGAATTTGCTAAAATCGATGACGCTTTAATTGATGCACAAGAGAAATAA
- a CDS encoding Dabb family protein, whose amino-acid sequence MVKHIVFFKLPDNSEANKQAVKDRIMSMQGKLAFVKHLEVGINFSPEERAFDIALISDFETKEDLQTYATHPIHLEVIHFIKSLNAVSKVVDYEY is encoded by the coding sequence ATGGTTAAACATATTGTATTTTTCAAGCTACCCGATAATTCTGAAGCCAATAAACAAGCGGTAAAAGACCGCATCATGAGTATGCAAGGCAAGCTTGCTTTTGTCAAACATCTTGAAGTAGGTATCAATTTCTCACCCGAAGAGCGTGCGTTTGATATTGCCCTGATTAGCGATTTTGAAACGAAAGAAGACTTACAAACCTATGCAACACATCCTATTCATTTGGAAGTCATTCATTTCATCAAATCACTCAATGCTGTCTCTAAAGTGGTCGATTACGAGTACTAA
- the yddG gene encoding aromatic amino acid exporter YddG, which translates to MNRVQKGNIAGMIAILLWATLALFTVFTNPIPPFELTCIAFSIAFTLGLLLWIKEGKGIIVHLKLPWKVWLLGIYGLFGYHFFYFLALKSAPALEANLINYLWPLLIVLLSSFLPSEKLRWFHFMGAFLGFFGAFMLLGFDKEIAFSSQHAQGYMYALFCAFIWSSYSVLSRYFGAIPTLSVGGFCGASALLSLVAHLVFERTYIPNTQELLAAIGLGLGPVGIAFFVWDYGMKQGDIKLIGSLSYATPLLSTLMLVLFGRSAPNSAIWIACVLIVLGSIVSSFSFFEGMWQKISTRNRPL; encoded by the coding sequence ATGAATCGTGTACAAAAAGGAAACATTGCAGGGATGATTGCCATATTGTTATGGGCAACATTAGCACTTTTTACAGTGTTTACCAACCCTATTCCTCCTTTTGAATTGACGTGTATTGCATTTAGTATTGCTTTTACACTGGGGCTTCTTTTATGGATTAAGGAGGGGAAAGGGATTATTGTTCATCTTAAATTGCCATGGAAAGTTTGGTTACTAGGTATTTACGGTCTCTTTGGCTATCACTTCTTCTATTTTTTAGCCCTCAAAAGCGCTCCCGCTTTGGAAGCTAACCTGATTAATTATCTTTGGCCTTTACTCATTGTACTTCTTAGTAGTTTCTTGCCCAGTGAAAAATTGAGATGGTTTCACTTTATGGGAGCATTTTTAGGTTTCTTTGGAGCCTTTATGCTCTTAGGTTTTGATAAAGAGATTGCTTTTTCCTCTCAACATGCACAAGGTTACATGTATGCACTTTTTTGTGCATTTATTTGGAGCAGTTACTCTGTCCTCTCCCGCTATTTTGGCGCTATTCCTACACTTTCCGTTGGCGGTTTTTGTGGCGCAAGTGCACTGCTCTCACTTGTGGCGCATCTCGTGTTTGAGAGGACCTATATTCCCAATACACAAGAGTTGTTAGCGGCAATTGGATTGGGACTTGGACCGGTTGGTATTGCTTTTTTCGTATGGGATTATGGGATGAAACAAGGAGATATCAAGCTGATAGGCTCTCTCTCGTACGCAACGCCGCTACTTTCAACGTTGATGCTTGTTCTCTTTGGACGATCAGCTCCAAACAGTGCAATTTGGATTGCCTGTGTTTTGATCGTCCTTGGCTCCATTGTCTCGTCATTCTCTTTTTTTGAGGGAATGTGGCAAAAAATTAGTACTCGTAATCGACCACTTTAG
- a CDS encoding phospholipase A yields the protein MKKILLCAIVAQIPWALLASDTSVLEEKATHGDAHAAYELAKYYEAQHESDRSLLWYKQAAILSLETKTTQNKALESGLTEQLQKIERKETVYSSFLTPYKDDEETKNSVQQMVTQSFDIAPYKMNYLLPITYDAVSHDNRDHQETKFQVSFQKGLSDNLLGLHESFVVAYTQTSWWQTAAESAPFRETNYQPELFMIMPHFDQDSFIKAYQFGILHESNGQGGEKSRSWNRLYAKTFLQAGGLVIAPRIWYRIPENSATDDNPNIEDYLGYADLELTYPWKAQTFKLLIRNNLRSENNKGAVQGDWTFPLWEKDLFGYVQLYSGYAESLIDYDKRSNRIGLGFALSR from the coding sequence GTGAAAAAAATACTTCTCTGTGCTATTGTAGCACAAATTCCTTGGGCACTTTTGGCGAGCGACACCAGTGTTCTGGAGGAAAAGGCAACGCATGGTGATGCACACGCTGCTTATGAATTGGCTAAATACTATGAAGCTCAGCACGAATCTGATCGTTCATTGTTGTGGTATAAACAAGCTGCTATTTTAAGTTTGGAAACAAAAACAACACAAAATAAAGCACTTGAAAGTGGTTTAACAGAACAACTTCAAAAAATTGAGCGTAAAGAAACCGTGTATAGCTCATTTTTAACGCCATACAAAGACGATGAAGAGACCAAAAATTCAGTGCAACAAATGGTAACGCAAAGCTTCGATATTGCTCCGTATAAGATGAATTATCTTTTACCAATTACGTACGATGCTGTTAGCCATGACAATAGGGATCATCAAGAAACAAAGTTCCAAGTGAGTTTCCAAAAGGGATTATCGGATAACCTTTTAGGCCTACATGAAAGTTTTGTTGTTGCGTATACCCAAACATCATGGTGGCAAACAGCCGCAGAATCAGCTCCATTTCGTGAAACAAACTACCAACCTGAGCTCTTCATGATTATGCCTCACTTTGATCAAGACAGCTTTATTAAAGCGTATCAATTTGGTATTTTGCATGAATCCAATGGTCAAGGCGGTGAAAAATCACGCTCTTGGAACCGCTTGTATGCTAAAACATTTTTGCAAGCGGGTGGGCTTGTCATTGCTCCACGTATTTGGTATCGTATTCCAGAGAACAGTGCAACAGATGATAACCCAAATATAGAGGACTATCTAGGTTATGCTGATCTCGAACTGACGTACCCATGGAAAGCACAAACCTTTAAATTACTTATAAGAAACAATCTACGTTCAGAAAACAATAAAGGTGCTGTACAAGGGGATTGGACATTCCCACTTTGGGAAAAAGATTTATTTGGATATGTGCAACTGTATAGTGGTTACGCGGAGAGTCTTATCGACTATGATAAACGAAGTAATCGTATTGGTCTAGGTTTTGCCCTTTCTCGATAA
- a CDS encoding RNA recognition motif domain-containing protein, whose translation MNIYVGNVKYEMTGEQLQEMFSAYGEVSSARIISDRETGRSKGFGFV comes from the coding sequence ATGAATATTTACGTGGGCAATGTAAAGTATGAGATGACGGGAGAACAACTTCAAGAGATGTTTTCAGCGTATGGTGAAGTATCAAGTGCAAGAATCATCAGTGATAGAGAGACTGGACGATCAAAAGGTTTCGGTTTTGTTTAA
- the moaC gene encoding cyclic pyranopterin monophosphate synthase MoaC: MKLTHLDEKDRPKMVDVSDKVESFRVAVASGTITMSQIAFDMIISQQTKKGPVLQTAVIAAIMGTKKTSDLIPMCHPLMLTSVNCDVEELPKLPGFKLTVTAKLKGQTGVEMEALTGVSIGLLTIYDMSKAIDKSMVLNDIRLESKSGGKSGNYTRTSA, encoded by the coding sequence ATGAAACTAACCCATTTAGATGAAAAAGATCGACCGAAAATGGTCGATGTTAGCGACAAAGTAGAGAGTTTTAGAGTTGCAGTTGCCAGTGGCACAATTACAATGAGTCAAATCGCATTTGATATGATTATTTCACAGCAAACAAAGAAGGGACCCGTTCTTCAAACGGCTGTTATTGCGGCCATTATGGGAACGAAAAAAACCAGTGATCTTATTCCTATGTGCCACCCATTGATGCTTACTTCTGTAAACTGTGATGTTGAAGAACTTCCAAAACTTCCAGGATTTAAACTAACAGTCACAGCAAAACTCAAAGGGCAAACAGGCGTCGAGATGGAAGCGCTTACAGGAGTCAGTATTGGTCTTCTAACTATTTATGATATGTCTAAAGCCATTGATAAATCAATGGTACTGAATGATATTCGCCTTGAATCCAAAAGTGGAGGGAAAAGTGGAAACTACACCCGAACTTCAGCTTGA
- a CDS encoding HP0495 family protein, translated as METTPELQLDYPCHWEYKLVLSSEHNVTTLVQEILEDRIHEIRKSQNSTKGNYASYTLRILVHNADDRKMLFQMLKAHQRIKFVL; from the coding sequence GTGGAAACTACACCCGAACTTCAGCTTGATTATCCTTGTCATTGGGAATATAAATTGGTTCTAAGTTCTGAACATAATGTCACAACCTTAGTACAGGAGATACTCGAAGATCGTATACATGAAATTCGAAAATCACAAAATAGTACCAAAGGCAATTACGCCAGTTATACCCTACGCATACTTGTCCATAATGCTGACGATCGTAAAATGCTTTTTCAAATGCTCAAAGCACATCAACGTATAAAATTCGTACTATAA
- a CDS encoding DUF6781 family protein encodes MESTYTIFLATLKENKEHADLYKLISELTFELSRKKIQRLKDEVNINNRIGELFELYCKALHDEGLKTSRAISSVIDGLLKATTHEKEAFLYKSIYEKEQLEKSIYTQKQQIRATLADTFNTIEAHIVSIQPETQQNALTAVHDTKLRGIEMLGILKETTAEALLTTLEKGSDIADTIHEITKNLTFQTIHEGDFTKQRMINISSTIIGASIEIADEDLGHAKDILDGSINGVREGITKAIEKFKNDLKYAPTDAMEGLLETDLSELRKDLVRIDEQFIALLEVLASQSEGISASLVKEMIKEMTSSTVKIKRAANDAKEVIGERIEQLKAEASVFEKTFKDKAEKKLESLKKDVNELEKKASAKVESFKQFEFENDTAKQVAQEAKKLGFRAWEVAKNMMDGAVKGAKEAMKKEDK; translated from the coding sequence ATGGAATCCACTTACACTATTTTTTTAGCCACGCTCAAAGAGAATAAAGAGCATGCCGATCTTTATAAACTCATCAGCGAGCTTACTTTTGAACTTTCACGTAAAAAAATCCAACGCCTGAAAGACGAAGTCAATATCAACAATCGTATAGGAGAGCTATTTGAGCTCTATTGTAAAGCACTACACGATGAGGGACTCAAAACATCTCGTGCTATTAGTAGTGTCATCGATGGTCTTTTAAAAGCAACCACTCATGAGAAAGAGGCATTTTTATATAAAAGTATTTATGAAAAAGAGCAGCTAGAAAAAAGCATTTATACACAAAAACAGCAAATTCGCGCAACACTTGCAGATACTTTTAACACCATAGAAGCACATATCGTATCGATACAGCCTGAAACACAACAAAATGCCTTGACAGCAGTACATGACACGAAACTTCGTGGAATTGAAATGCTCGGAATTTTAAAAGAGACAACGGCAGAGGCACTATTAACTACTCTTGAGAAGGGCAGTGATATTGCAGATACGATTCATGAAATCACTAAAAATCTTACATTTCAGACCATTCATGAAGGTGATTTTACAAAACAGCGCATGATCAATATCTCCAGTACAATTATTGGCGCGAGTATTGAAATTGCAGATGAAGACTTAGGACATGCCAAAGATATTTTAGACGGCTCTATCAATGGTGTAAGAGAAGGTATCACGAAAGCGATTGAGAAGTTTAAAAATGATCTTAAATACGCACCAACAGATGCAATGGAAGGACTCCTTGAAACAGATCTTTCAGAACTTCGTAAAGACCTTGTGCGCATTGACGAACAGTTTATCGCTCTCTTAGAGGTTCTTGCTTCTCAGAGTGAAGGTATCTCAGCTAGTCTTGTTAAAGAGATGATCAAAGAGATGACGAGTTCAACTGTCAAAATTAAACGAGCCGCTAATGATGCCAAAGAGGTCATTGGTGAGCGTATAGAACAACTGAAGGCCGAAGCTTCAGTCTTTGAAAAAACCTTTAAAGACAAAGCTGAGAAAAAACTCGAATCACTCAAAAAAGATGTCAATGAATTAGAGAAAAAAGCTTCTGCAAAAGTGGAATCATTTAAACAATTTGAATTTGAAAACGATACAGCCAAACAAGTTGCACAAGAAGCGAAAAAATTAGGATTTCGTGCTTGGGAAGTAGCAAAAAATATGATGGATGGTGCCGTAAAAGGGGCTAAAGAAGCCATGAAAAAAGAGGACAAATAG
- a CDS encoding DUF4405 domain-containing protein: MNVIPRNILSALLTVMFVVVSITGVMMYFKIRMLSSEALHIWLGFAFVAISCVHLLKNWNGFITYFKKRSTLVSIFFGFFIIAVFIITPLLNPQEKGINPKSKIIGTMMNAPLSKVATFVDLDEAMMVKVLADKQIIASSKQSVSEIAKANGKTNDDILNIVFTAPNVPE; the protein is encoded by the coding sequence ATGAACGTTATCCCTAGAAATATATTAAGTGCGTTATTAACGGTTATGTTTGTAGTTGTTTCCATTACGGGTGTCATGATGTATTTCAAAATTCGTATGCTCTCCAGTGAGGCACTACATATTTGGTTGGGTTTTGCCTTTGTGGCTATTTCTTGTGTGCATTTGCTCAAAAATTGGAATGGATTTATCACTTACTTTAAAAAACGCTCTACGCTAGTCTCTATCTTTTTCGGATTCTTCATTATTGCTGTATTTATCATTACACCGTTATTGAACCCACAAGAAAAAGGCATTAATCCAAAAAGTAAAATTATTGGGACGATGATGAATGCACCACTTTCCAAAGTAGCGACCTTTGTGGATTTAGATGAAGCGATGATGGTGAAAGTATTGGCAGATAAGCAGATTATTGCATCTAGTAAGCAATCTGTTTCAGAAATTGCAAAAGCTAATGGTAAAACAAACGATGATATTCTCAATATCGTTTTTACAGCGCCTAACGTACCAGAATAG
- a CDS encoding DUF3862 domain-containing protein produces MRYIMMTLVLLVFIGCSKLSKENYDKIQVGMSYTQVTDILGKATKCDSLAGMSDCTWGDEKQYIKVKMVADKVMFMHSQGIE; encoded by the coding sequence ATGCGATATATCATGATGACTTTAGTGTTGCTTGTCTTTATAGGGTGTTCAAAGCTGAGCAAAGAAAATTATGACAAGATTCAAGTGGGCATGAGTTACACTCAAGTAACCGATATTTTAGGAAAAGCAACTAAATGTGACTCGCTTGCAGGTATGAGTGACTGTACTTGGGGTGATGAAAAACAGTATATTAAAGTGAAAATGGTTGCAGATAAAGTGATGTTTATGCATTCGCAAGGCATTGAGTAA
- a CDS encoding DUF3373 family protein, whose amino-acid sequence MKKFIAPLLIGAALSSSAFAADDSLKQEVEALKAQMAELKDAQSKINVDALRAQVSEIKAHDAGDNIKWNVDFRTAYDYVDYKIQGADKQDNGVWTNKLILGMGAQPADNLVFKGSLAAYKAFGQTNISSTSYFQTFDWYDSQKPNDSNIRLREAYFLYTGDMGDVHYSASFGRRPSVDGFLANLRNDNENPASPISHNINMEFDGASFKFDFDKVTGISGLYAKLCLGRGFSNTTGAYSMNMSSMGFNPGYVNDDQTPNMDLAGLIVQFFDNGQYKLMGNYLVAKNMMDMNVQGIAMTPVYTSSGLTYVQKPYFNFADVGDMTGGTLSLQVNGIGDGISDFLDDSIFFLSYAFSKTDPNNNQLGAISSSGLVSMAGMLGSSDKEFGSSIYTGVQVPGIMKGQRLGLEYNHGSKYWRSFTYGEDTLAGSKLAARGNAYELYYIMPVVGKNLTAQLSYVYIDYAYTGSDTFFGWTGTPMDVDSTPGAVKTAQDLRLSLRYRY is encoded by the coding sequence ATGAAGAAATTTATTGCTCCATTGCTCATAGGAGCTGCATTATCATCTTCAGCATTTGCTGCTGATGATTCACTCAAGCAAGAAGTAGAGGCGCTTAAAGCGCAAATGGCAGAGCTAAAAGATGCTCAATCAAAAATCAATGTAGATGCACTTCGAGCTCAAGTTTCTGAGATCAAAGCACATGATGCAGGTGATAATATTAAATGGAATGTTGATTTTAGAACAGCATATGATTACGTAGATTACAAAATTCAAGGTGCCGATAAACAAGACAACGGTGTTTGGACCAATAAACTTATTCTTGGTATGGGCGCACAGCCAGCTGACAATTTAGTATTCAAGGGATCTTTGGCAGCATATAAAGCATTTGGTCAAACTAATATAAGTAGTACTAGTTATTTTCAAACATTTGATTGGTATGATTCTCAAAAACCGAATGATTCAAATATTCGTTTAAGAGAAGCTTATTTCTTATATACTGGTGATATGGGTGATGTACATTATAGCGCTTCATTTGGTCGTCGCCCATCTGTTGATGGTTTCTTGGCAAATCTAAGAAATGATAATGAAAACCCTGCTTCACCAATTAGCCATAATATCAATATGGAATTTGATGGTGCTAGCTTTAAATTTGACTTCGATAAAGTTACTGGTATCTCAGGTCTTTATGCCAAATTATGTTTAGGTCGAGGATTCTCAAATACGACTGGGGCATATTCAATGAATATGAGTAGCATGGGCTTTAATCCAGGGTATGTTAATGATGATCAAACCCCTAATATGGATTTAGCTGGTTTAATTGTTCAATTCTTTGACAATGGTCAGTATAAGTTAATGGGTAATTACCTTGTTGCAAAAAATATGATGGATATGAATGTTCAGGGTATAGCTATGACACCAGTTTATACTAGTAGCGGATTGACGTATGTTCAAAAACCATATTTTAATTTTGCAGATGTTGGTGATATGACTGGAGGTACTTTATCATTACAAGTTAATGGTATTGGTGACGGCATTAGTGATTTCTTGGATGATAGTATTTTCTTCCTCTCTTATGCATTTAGCAAGACAGATCCAAATAATAATCAATTGGGTGCTATATCTTCTTCTGGATTAGTTTCTATGGCTGGTATGCTTGGTTCTTCAGATAAAGAATTTGGTTCTTCAATTTATACAGGTGTTCAAGTTCCAGGTATTATGAAAGGTCAAAGACTTGGTCTTGAGTATAATCATGGTAGCAAATACTGGAGAAGCTTTACCTATGGTGAGGATACTTTAGCAGGATCTAAACTTGCAGCACGTGGTAATGCCTATGAGCTCTACTATATTATGCCAGTTGTCGGTAAAAACTTGACAGCACAACTTAGCTATGTTTATATCGATTATGCTTATACTGGTAGTGATACTTTCTTTGGTTGGACAGGTACTCCAATGGATGTTGATTCAACACCAGGGGCAGTTAAAACAGCTCAAGATTTACGATTGTCTTTAAGATACAGATATTAA